GCCTGCCGCGCCAAATCTCTTCCCTCGTTTCTTGTCTTATGTGTAGCGATGCGCTTGGTTTGTGTGACGCGTGCACCGACTAATTAAGGCGTCACCCAACGAATCAAAAAGACTCCGCTCACGTCTCTGACGCCGTGCAACAAAGCGAGCATTACTTCAAATACGTCACCATACCACTACCCAGTCTACGAAAACTGTTTTtatctgtgtatttatttttaataaattccAAAAGTATTATACTAAACAGttcataaatgtatttaacaGTTGCCATTAACCTTTTCCACACAAGCATTGTAGATTACACATGAAATGTTTATATAGATGAGCAGATGATGAGCAGTATAAtaagacatttaaaatgtaattgtttttaTAAGTAATATCTATTATTATATCACTTACTTCCATCGTGGTAGTTCTGGAAAGAGAAGGTATTTGCCGCCCCCTTTTGGTAATAAACCGAGCAGCAAACCAAATAAAGTTACGCATTTAGTGAAGCAGAAACTCTTTGAGTTCAAGGATGAacaatatttattaataataataataataataataataataataataataataataataataataataataataataacaatggtaACTCAACAAAGTTATAAGTAACACTCCAAGGATAACAATATTCTCATTGAAATATTTGTAGTGGATTCTGTATTAACAATGACGTACGAAGGACAACTTGACCTCCGGGGTTACGTTTGCTCTCTTTGATGACTATCGTCGGACGGCTCATATGTGTGGTATCACTAAAAATACTCCGTCATATCTTTCATTGTACACAAAAACAAGCCCTGCAATCATTGCCATGGTAGACGCTTCTCCCTGCAGTTCACACCGCTAGATGGCACACCAACTCTAAAAGTAAGTTTATTGAGGCTTATTTTAAAAGAAACCCTGGCATTAATCTTTGACTTCGTTTGAATTTAATGCTCATAGATTTCATGCTGATAGAGGCTAGAGGCATTACGTTGCGTCAAAGCCTTCCACGTGACCGATAATGACAAATAATAAATTGTAATTCATGGCATTATATTATCACATCATTATTCAGATTTGTTTACAAAATGGATTAGAGTTATTCAAATGTATAACAATATGTATGGAACAAACAGTCAGGGAAAGTTGAACAACCACTTGAGGGTGATTTTGAAATGAACGAGCTTAGTCAAACGCATCAGCGCAGCACCTTGTAGCCTCGCCTTACTACGTCACGTCGCTGACTCAGGAAGGCACTCACTCATAATCGTCATCAATGAAGGTTTTGCTGATTAAATATCTTTCACCTGAGTGTCTCCCGCGTGTTTCGCAACTCCTTCCACGCGCAAGTTTGAACAAGCGAAGACGCGATCTCGCCGGTGACGTGATGGAGATGtgagatgtttgtttgttgcccCTCCTCCGTCGTCTTCAAGTCGGAGCTCCGGTTCGGATACGAGGCAGATCTCGAGAGAGGAAGCCAGCAAGCGGTGGACCCAGTCAACGGCGACGAGATAAGACAAAACCGACCATGGCTGAGGGTAAGATTGGTCCGAACCTCCAGGCCGGAGCCGGACTCTTCGCTAAGAAAGTCCAGAAGTCCTTGAATCGAGCTCAAGAGAAGGTGAGCGCCGCCTTACTGAGTGCAACATCACTTGTTGCTTTACTGTTTGGATAAAAAGTTGATATTTCACCGGGCCAGAAAATGGATTTTAGACTCGTGATGTAAGATGTCGCTGTCATTTCCTCAGCCAGACCGTTACCGATGTTTGTTGACTCATAAAGACCGTTTCTTCACAAACACTTATGAAGTTATATTCGCATCTGAAATGACAACTGAAGTCTGCTGGGGTCCGTGTGAGGTCAGTTTTGCTGCAGTGAGCAGAAAATGAAGCAGGCTTCACTTCCTGATGTTCACTTCCTTTCTCACTAATGTGGTTGTGTTCTCTTCTTGACTTCACAACAGCTGCACAATGGCTTCCAATAACACACTGTTTCTGCCTTTCACTTCAGAATGGTCACATTGAGTCGAGAACTCTCTGTGCAACTGAGAATAAACAGTTCACTGATCAACAAAAATGTTCTGTGCCACAAAATAAAGCTGTGCAAAGTCTGCAAATGCCTGCAAGCGTCTCAGCAGGATTGTGAAATAAATCTGCCGAGCTGGAATGAGGGCTGTTGCAGCTTTGGGCTTTCAAGGGTGTCTGAGCGGTTTTGAATGTTGATTTCAGTTAGATTTAAACCATGACCATGTGAGCATTGGTTTGGCGGTCAAATCACAAAAATCAGCCGATCATCTAGATGAGCAACAGTGATCTCTTCATCTGCTGTCAGGAAAGTGCTTTTGGTTCTGTCTCACCTGATTGACCACCTGCCTCCAGATGGTCCCGGATTAATGTGACCTTGCTTTTGATAGTGTCTCCCTTAAGCCAGTGCCTTCAGTAGTTCTTTTATTGTATGTAAAACATGTGGGCAGTAAATGTTTGACTAAGTTTGACCCTTCTGTGCGCAGGTCCTTCAGAAGCTCGGCAAAACCGTGGAGACCAGGGACGAACAGTTCGAACTGTGCTCTCAGAACCTCAACAAACAACAGGTACCCGAGCAGCTGAAGAACGCCTCCATGAGCTTTCCTCATTCTTATGCCCTGTCATTACATTGCCCTATCTTTGTTCTTTGTTGCGACTTCTTTAACATCTCCAGCTGTCAGCGTGGCATTGAAGAAAGGAACTATATCCACTTGTTTCTTATCTGTCCTGAACGAACGCTGATGATAGTTTTTCTCTCCAGTCTGGGAGCTAATTCAAACCTTGCACTTGATCTTTAAACATCAATATTGTGGTCACATGCATCTTGAAGGAATGGTGTATGATGTAAATGCAAGGTCATTTCTTTGAAACTGAGATAGCGAGAAAGCCAGGACGGAACGTCACAGTGCatgtgaacaaaaacaataggAATAATATGATCTAAGTTTTAAGTTGGGCAGCGCTAAAATAAGTTGTGGTGAATACAGTAAATTCCAGACTTTaaagcgcaccggaatattagacccacccactacatttaagaagcaAAATAGAtcatgttcatacataagctgcaccgttctataagccgtgggtgcagtggtgctgtcttcgccgtggaaaggtcagtggtgcttcaAAATGcaggaggatcacttctaaactagttttgaaaacgggcccCAGCATggtgactgactcatgaaacaaatgttcTGCAATGTGACAATGTTCTGCACTTGAATCATCAACCCCTCAAATGTGTcggaagttccgacaccacagccgatttcagctgctgcttcccgtCTCCGGTCCTCCGGGAAACGATCTCTGTGGGTctagctgcggacacacgggcaaaaacagtgcattttgagcattttaatgtcaataaaacgcctgtaatttcatcagtttgatgtgacaaggttCAGTATTTTGGCATGaggctcttcagcctgtaaGAATCCCTAGATTAGCTGCATTATTGTATAAGCCGCAGAGTTCAGGAAAgaagtagaaaaaaagaaaccagcAAAAAACAGGTGTATAACATATTTCAAAATGTCGCTCACGGAAAGAAATAAGTGATGGATTTTACATACAAGAATACATGTATTTGAAAGTAAGATGGAATTGACTTGGAGTTCAAAGACTGAAGAAAGGAATCAACTCAAAAATAgaatgcaaaagaaaaaaatgacattgctGTGGTGGGTTGAGGGGATTGAGCTGGTCAAGTCTTTGAAGAGTCAAGAAATTGAGTGTGTGCTCAGAAAAGTGATTTACTGAAGTTAATCGTtaatataaacaaaacaaaaaaaatagacagtGAGTCATGTGCATGAATAAAGTTCacgctgaaaaaaaatgtattgactttcagaaataaaaagtttttaatttatttatttatagatgtAAATTGTCAGTCTGTTAAAAAAACATCAGATTTGGAGTCATGTTGTCATTAtcagatgaatggaaaaaatgatTCCAAATTGCAGTGAAACCACATATTATATtgatatgtttatatatatatatatatatatatatatatatatatatatatattctttacgGGTCACAGACACCACATGGCACGTTGGGTATGCTGCTTTAAGCTCCACTATGGAATTCCCCGTTACTTATTTTACCCTGGTTCAATTATCATCAGATAGGAAGTGGAACTTTCACCTCTCTTGCTGCCTTGCATCCGTTGCTGGTGTTTAATGTACTTTAAATCTCTAACGCTCCCAAGCCTGTCAGGGTTTTGTTATTTACCGAAGAGGAAAAGACGTCATCTGTTCTGGGTTTTGATCGACAAACCACAACCTATTGTTTTTGATCTTGTGTTGTTCTGCTCCACAGCTGGATGCAGGAAGGTTGTTTAAAGATGTCAAAGCCTACTACGCTGCTGTCAAAGGTAACCTACCGTTACACAAAGGGGAATTGACTCTTCTTTGTTAGAGTTTTGCAACACTGTCTGAGTGGTGTAAGTGAATTAGAGCATTAGGGTGCGAGAGCTGACCACCTCGTGTTGAGTCAGCCAGGAAGCCCGTGTTGTTGTGACCTTCTATGTGTGGGTGCGTCAGACCAAAAACACAAACGTCAGTGCTGTGTCGCAGCTGATGCTGGAAGATATGCCGATATTTAAAGGTTTCCAGTCACACTCATGATTTCTGACAATTTCCTGTTTCCCACCCACACAGCCGTGCATGAGACCTCCAAGCGGCTGTCGCAGACTTTAAGAGACGTGTACGAGCCTGACTGGAATGGTGCCGAGGACCTTCCAGATATCACAGACGTAggttcattttttgtttcacttaattttctaaaatattgtcattgttgCTACAGCTCATCCTCCCaagttccaccctgcctgcactctcttctcttGCTTTACGGATTCTCTGGATGAGTGATTCCACTTAGCTCTTCACTCCCGGCATCGTCCCCCTCCACCTTCTGTTTCAATGCAAAAATGTGACGATTATAACTTGAAAGCTATGAAAAGTAGAACCAAGCTATCAAGAAAGGTGATGATGTTTTGTAAAATGCATTGATGTTAAAGGCTTTGAGAGTTAAAGTAGAGATCAAATCTGTTGATATCAAAGACTTGTTTCTATTTGACACATGCTGGAATGCATGTGGACACCAATATAAACAcagatatatacagtataaactAGAGTTCTCAAGAATGCAATGCTAGTTGTCACTTAGGACGAAAGATTAGTTGTTTTTTGGCACCCACTTATGCAAAAATTGGTTCACCAATAGAAAATTGGGGACACCATAGTTAAGACAGTGTTCCCAGAGGAAACGCACtataaaatgaaaaggtttaaatttaaattttatttagtGTGatgcttttaatgtcttgattGCTGCTGCTATACCACATGGAATATCCCCACTATGACACAAATAAAGGACcgctatccatccatcctcatctgtaGTCGGGTTGCCGGCCTGCAGCTTAATAAGAAGGTCGGAccaaacacccttctcccgGGCTTCTCCCACCATCTCTGGCTGGGGGATCCCCAGAGGCTCCCtggccagtgtagagatatacaggggttggacaaaatcatggaaacaccttatagcttttttagctttaaggtgtttccatgattttgtcattattttgccTGTATATCCCTGcaccaaagggaggcgtccagggcgcatcctcatgagatggccaaaccacctcaactgaatCTCTTCCCACTGACAGAACTCCTCATCTGTCCCTAATCTAATAAGGCATTACAAGTCATAAGATCAATCATGTTGTAATACTGACAGACTGATCAAGTGTAAATTGAATCAATCTACATGAGTGTGAGCATCAGGGTCTCAGTGCTGCATGAAGTGCACAGTTTTTGTGCTTTGAAATCATGGacgttttggtgatgacatcacattgtgtaatgtggtgcactgaaaaatgtggaaTTAGTCTGTGTAATATCTTCACTCGTCTCCTGCTATATGACTTGGTCACCTCTGGCTGCAGCAAatcccagctactcagggtgAGAGGTAGGGGCCAGCCCGGACAGGTAATGGAATGAAACATAGACTTGCTTGAACTTGCTTCCAGCTGGATCCTGAATCTAAACTCAAGAGTCACACTTCTGGGTCACACTGGCATTTTGCCCAGTGTTGTGCATGAAAAATCAAAAACACTGTTCTTGTAATGTGTAAACCAAAATCAGGAACTGAAAGAAACACACTTGAGAAACAGTTTCACTTGCAGCGACCACACATAAGAGATCATGTCGTACTGACTGACATTGCTGAGTTTCTTTATTTAGTGTCGGAGTTGAGTCAATTCTTTAATTTTTACAGTTTTCTAAAAACATCCatttctattatatatatatatatatatatatatatatatatatatatatatatatatatatatatatatatatatttctatgcCGAGTGTCTGTTACTCtctatttttaataatatactTGCCAATATAATTTTTAATAATCTTGTCTGAAAATCTGTAAAGGGGAAGCACCCCGGCTGTTTCAGAAAATTAAACTTAATGTGCCAATATTTGCTTTGTCTGCAAGTAGTGCAGGTGGTGACGCCTCCAAACATCTCCCTTCTCTCTCATGTAAAACTTGAACTGCTTAAGATCTATTTTATAGCTGAGATGGACTCTCCTGCGGGGGTTTTCATGGTTCTTTTAACTTTTTCTTTAAAGATGCATCCAAATTAGGtcttttaaaaaacatcaaaggTTGACACTGCATTCTTTTCTTAATTAGAGTGAAGATTTATTGTGGAATGACTTTGAAGAAAAGCTTAATGACCAAATCGTCCGAACCATGGAGAACTACACCAGCCAGTTTCCTGAAGTGAAGGTGAGCATTTGAATTTGCAGTGTCACTGGTTCATATTTGGTGTCGCCAACATTTGTTCTGGTGAGACGGAGCAGCGATCACCGCAGTATGAACCAGTCTGATGTCATTCAAGGTCATTTTGAAACTGAAgtttcacacaaacattttcCCAAGTTTGCACGTTCTTCCTGTTGAAGAGAACATTTGTGCATTGACATGtcattgtacaaatctgtgtcCTGACCTAGATCGTGAGTCTGGAGTATTCATTTAGAAGTTACAGATTAAATACTGTCGTTCCCCAGGAAATCTATTCAGTAGGAGAGAAATTTTGAAACTGAAGATCACCGAAGACGATCAATAAATGTGTGGTTATAGATTTATTCACAGCGTATCGGACTCAAATAATAATCCTAGCTGTACAACTGAACCAACCATAAACTTAATTGTGGTGCGCTGCAAGGTTCACTTTTTGGCCCCTTTTCCGTTCATGTACCACAGTGGATTTTAGCCCATGGATAGCTCTAATCTAGAAGTATTGTGAAGTACATGTTCTAGATCAAAATCGATCTTGAGTTAAGGAAAGCTGTGAATAGAGACCATTGACGTTGAGGAAATAAAGTTCCTCATGTGCTGACCGCTCAAGGACGACATTTGAGTGACCGCAGCAGAGATAGATGTGGAGGTTGGTGAATCAGGCAATAAATTAAACTCAGGCAGCACGCCTTGTCTACAACAGCAAGCGCACTGTTGTCTGGGCTGAGACCTTGGGTTGAAacccgaggaaaaaaaaagacattaagtTGTCCATGTGTGAGAAGGTAGCAACAAGGATTCAATGAATGCTAcactttaattttgtttttgaaactcAGCTGTGAGttgttcacattttcaaaaataataaatagataaatattgTGTATAAATCTTTACattaatttgtatttaaagCCCTTGTGTTGCCCACGGGCACATTACATATTCCGTCAACAATCCTCATAGCAAATTATGAGGATGAAGTGTTTTGCACAAAAATTACAAACCAATGTTCGTTAGAGccgctttatttttttaattgtaccGCAATAAGTTCAGTCAGACGGGCAGGTGGAAGTAGCATCACGGCGAAATTGAATGACTCTCTTTTCAGGAGCGTGTATCCAAACGTGGTCGAAAGCTCGTTGACTATGATTCTGCACGTCACCACCTGGAGGGGCTACAGAGCGCCAAGAAGAAGGATGACGCCAAAATCTCAAAAGTAAGTTGTAAAAAGACACAAGTTTGTCTGTCCTTTGATGTCTTCAAGTTGTTGAGTTAAACTGGTCTGACAGGCTGAGGAGGAGTTCACCAAGGCCCAGAATGTGTTTGAAGAAATCAACAATGAGCTGAGAGAGGAGCTGCCAGTGCTCTACCAGAGGTGAGGTCCCATTCCTACATCAGAATCTCAAGTATGTTCCAGACGCAATAGATGTAACCACATCtcatttattactttttttttttttccttctcgtCAGTCGGATAGGATGTTACGTGACCGtgttccaaaacatctccaacctGAGGGATGTCTTCTACAAAGAAATGAGCGTGGTGAGATGTGACTCGTGTTGTTTTAGGCTGCGGAATATTTGTCTCataacgtctgtgtgtgtgtttcacagctTAACAATCAATTGTACAGTGTGATGAAGAAACTGGAGACGCAGCATTCAGGAAAGTCTTTTATCATCAAAGGACTCAACAGGTGAGGATGTCGCTTCTGTAGCTTCTCTTTTAAGAAGTATCCAGAAGAAAGTGTTTAACAATTTTCAAACATGCATACTCAACAATTGAGTGGCATTTATTTAAATGCTCTGTTGTGCAGCTTATCTGGTAAATCGAAGAAGAGAAAGTCTGTGGTCATCTCCAACCCCATCCCTTGCAACACAGCGTTCCCAGCCGACCACGTTTCCATCCTCTCCCAAAACGGGAAGGACGCTGCTCCCCTGTCTCCCAGTCCACAAAGCTCCTCAGAGCAATCTGGTTTGGCGGAGGAGAGCAAAGATGCGAGCTCCTCCGACTCAGACCTGAGCTCCAGCGGCACCAACACCCCGAAACGGCTGTCGGCGGATGATTTGAGCGACCGGGGGGAGAGTCCAGAAGAAGCAGAGCTTCCCACAAACCAGTCTGATGACTCTGGTGTGGGCAAATCTGAAGCCGTCTGTCGGGAAGCGGATAGTGTCCCAGACGACAAGGAGGAGAAATGCAATCCAGAGCAGGACAGTGAAAGTGAACCGCCAGCTGCGAAGCCCCCGCCAGTTCCAGCTCCTCGTTTGTCGTTCCGCTCCACCGAGAGGCAACTTCACCCTCCTGCTAAAGAGCAGGGGGAGAATGAATCAGAAAACCAGGCGGCAGTGGAGTCTGTAGATGATTACCAGAATCCACCTGGATTTTTATACAAGGTACAAacattattattgaaaaaaaagtaaggTATCTTTGCCAAGTTTATTGTTTGAAGTTAGATGTATTACgtgttttcatttgatgaaTTTTCTGacacttttaaatgatttaatatGAAGTATATTTCACTAAAATAGTCTTTTTTGACTTTGATCtttacaaaacaataataagTTCATGTTCATCACCAGGCGGTGGCGGTAGAGAGCCACGAAACTTCTGATGAAGGACTGCTCAAGTTCGAACAAGGTGACGTCATCCTGGTGCTCTCTGACTCTCATGAGGTATGTTGAGGTTATTATTTGCGTCTTATGAAGTTCATTAAAAAGGTTAAAAATGTTGAGACGTGTTCATGTTTTGTTActctcttttttaaaatgtgtcaagGAGGACGGCCTggtgagaggagtcagggaagaGAGCTGGAAGTTGCAGAAAGACGTAGAAAACATCTCTGGGAAATTCCTGGAAAAACTCATCCAGCCCGTTCAGACCGAATGAAGCAACGTCCTGTCACTTGGTAATTCCTTTCCTGCATCAACCAGTCAGGCACACACTCGTTCTCACACACATCTGCAGGGGTGTGGACGCTCCCGAGTGGTGTATCGCTCTGTGATGTTGCAACTTGTGAACAAATGGCTTTTAAGCAGTTGAAAAATGAGTTTGTTACATTTTacagtattttttcttttgtatatTCAATCACTGTGAAAATTAgttttattgctgtttttttattgGCGTGTTTCAAATGTCCCAATAAAGTTTGTGTATGTAGCGTGTAATTCTGATGTGTGTCAATGGAAAATGCCGGTTCATTCCCTgtggatgatgtcatcgctgAGCCTCCAGGAGATAAAGCTAACTCCTTAGTCTTGGATTGGAAAAGATATCTGAACCAGGCTTGATGCTGGTTTGGTGTGAAGAACAACAAAGGTGAAAATGTCCAGTTTTCATTCAGTAGTGTTAATTTTGGAAAATGATTCAGTCCTTTCTGAGATTTAAGGTGGCTGAAGTCTGAAATAAAATTCATTGAGTTCATGGTTTTTGGTCAAATAACTCGAGTTTTGTTGACGTCCGATCTCAAGAGGTTTTTCATTATATTAGAGCAATATTATTATTCTCAATTCACTCCTGCCTGTTCTGGCTTGAGACCCGCTTGAGCCAGGTCTGAATGATAATATGAAGAGACTCCATTATAGCTACTCAAATGCCCATTTAAGCTCTACGTTATATACAGATCTGGATCAaggcggagccttctgtccgtgctcagCCTTCATTTTGTCCTTATGTCTGCACGTTTCGACAACGCTTACGGTTACAGgcaaaacggagcagtaccaccgggaACCATGAGGGGCAGTGTGGCTGTTACTACCTAATATGTTGCTTTAATTAgtcacaaagaagacataactgTGGTGGAAATTCTCCTTTCCCCTGTCACAGTATATTTAATGGGCCTGAAGTGTGCGGCCATGGAATGTCCATGTTGGAGAAGCGATCTTGCGACGGGTGCAGGACTCACCATTCATCATGGGAGCCTGCCTTGGTgaagaaagttttaaaatttgatctGTGGTGACTCATGCAGGTAGTCAGCTGCTGAGAAGTTCAGCCATCCATGAGCGGCTCAACGTAGAGCCAAAGCTTTGTATTGTTAGTCTAGACACCACCctcagcttcacttgtccatGGTGACCCAGAACAACAAGATTGCAGATACAAGTGGTTTAACTCGTCGCTTGAATCTGCTTGGGCCTCAAACGCTCTTCTCTTCCTCGCCACAGTATTCTCCCTTGCTACTGTACTTCCAACCTTCTTTGCTACTTATCTGGCACTTGGTTAAAAGCCACAGACAAGGAGTAAATAAAGGAATGTCAGCACCTTCCAACGTTCccatgaggatgaggatgggtTTAATGGAAAGTCAACTACAACTGTCAGGCTGTTGGACTGTGCAGAGCAACACAAGAACTTCCTGAAGAAAATTGCTCTTATAGACATAGTCCCACTGTATTTTTGTACTGTTGCATTGAGAGAATGCCATCGAGGTCTCGCAGAAGAGCTACAGgatctgggcctctttgcttccactgctgcctccacaacaCTACCTTAGTTGAAAATGGCTGGGTGGGTTACCCCAGCATTCCCCCCTCTCGGCTGCAAAATGGCAGTTATTTTCCAAAGATCTAAAACTGAtttagaaaaaacattttttctctatGAGTTACAGGTTATTcgcatggattttttttaattggcacAAACGCAAATTCCTTATCTGCAACTATTTTCTCCGCACAAATAGTCCA
Above is a window of Synchiropus splendidus isolate RoL2022-P1 chromosome 6, RoL_Sspl_1.0, whole genome shotgun sequence DNA encoding:
- the bin2b gene encoding bridging integrator 2b translates to MAEGKIGPNLQAGAGLFAKKVQKSLNRAQEKVLQKLGKTVETRDEQFELCSQNLNKQQLDAGRLFKDVKAYYAAVKAVHETSKRLSQTLRDVYEPDWNGAEDLPDITDSEDLLWNDFEEKLNDQIVRTMENYTSQFPEVKERVSKRGRKLVDYDSARHHLEGLQSAKKKDDAKISKAEEEFTKAQNVFEEINNELREELPVLYQSRIGCYVTVFQNISNLRDVFYKEMSVLNNQLYSVMKKLETQHSGKSFIIKGLNSLSGKSKKRKSVVISNPIPCNTAFPADHVSILSQNGKDAAPLSPSPQSSSEQSGLAEESKDASSSDSDLSSSGTNTPKRLSADDLSDRGESPEEAELPTNQSDDSGVGKSEAVCREADSVPDDKEEKCNPEQDSESEPPAAKPPPVPAPRLSFRSTERQLHPPAKEQGENESENQAAVESVDDYQNPPGFLYKAVAVESHETSDEGLLKFEQGDVILVLSDSHEEDGLVRGVREESWKLQKDVENISGKFLEKLIQPVQTE